From Leguminivora glycinivorella isolate SPB_JAAS2020 chromosome 24, LegGlyc_1.1, whole genome shotgun sequence, a single genomic window includes:
- the LOC125238808 gene encoding uncharacterized protein LOC125238808 — MKPKSPVYSYFTENTINNKKSYTCNFCSVVYNYRNATKFAVHIIKCKKSPQDVKDSFKQNDKNSSTLCEAQVLSDSDHSRAYTSQDTTNVRPALMDKDEQMNIHKAVARAMYVTGTPFSQFEHPLWKEAFHMMNPLYGMPSRKRLATSLLDEEYSDVQSEIVSKINQASIIHLAIDGWSNLRKESILNVILYAPKPYFYKFIETKEQRHTAEYLCEEVTNIIEEFHPSKFVAVVTDNAANMVRFGKLLHDKYEQTLWTGCLAHTLHLFVGDSLKVMKIRRIFAFTVRVIKTITRSHILGAEFRRLAEEKSVNSSLQLPVKTRWGSYLACLQSFIKSKIVVQNMVINESTTSLRQYKNKILNEDTWTELRNLERFLDPIVQWIYILEGDYFAVHLVYKAFKELDALLNNYQTTNLLENNLADLKAKFEERKANALKPIHFAATILDPKNQGSQLTDQENVDGCEIIFNLGNESTDILMELSDYKTHKSIWAKDFVWKMAATTEPVTWWETLFSNTVLGKTAVKILTMPATSAAVERSFSTFSNIHTKRRNRLKTNRAGKLTYISHNWKLSHQSESQKPFDRSTIVNEDMHDTDSSNSEDEFSDVEDMEDGTSDSISSNSIFSTDCTD, encoded by the exons ATGAAGCCGAAAAGTCCAGTGTATAgttattttactgaaaatactataaacaataaaaaaagttacacTTGTAACTTTTGCAGTGTTGTGTACAACTATAGAAATGCTACAAAGTTTGCGgttcatattataaaatgtaaaaagagCCCCCAAGACGTAAAGGACAGTTTTAAGCAAAATGACAAAAACTCATCAACATTATGTGAAGCTCAAGTATTAAGCGACAGTGACCATAGCCGTGCCTATACATCACAAGATACAACAAATGTCAGACCAGCATTGATGGATAAAGACGAGcag ATGAATATACACAAAGCTGTTGCAAGAGCAATGTATGTAACTGGCACACCTTTCTCTCAATTCGAGCACCCGCTATGGAAAGAAGCTTTTCATATGATGAACCCTTTATACGGTATGCCTTCAAGAAAGAGATTGGCTACATCTCTATTAGATGAAGAATATTCAGACGTTCAAAGCGAAATAGTGAGCAAAATCAATCAAGCCAGTATTATTCACTTGGCTATTGATGGATGGTCTAACCTAAGAAAAGAATCCATCCTAAATGTGATTCTCTATGCTCCGAAACCATACTTCTACAAATTTATAGAAACAAAGGAACAAAGACATACGGCCGAATATCTGTGTGAAGAAGTCACAAATATAATCGAAGAGTTTCATCCGTCAAAGTTTGTTGCAGTTGTTACGGACAATGCGGCAAACATGGTCAGATTTGGGAAGCTCTTGCACGACAAATATGAACAAACTCTATGGACAGGATGTTTGGCTCATACCCTGCATTTGTTTGTTGGGGACTCATTAAAAGTCATGAAAATACGTCGCATTTTTGCATTTACAGTGAGAGTAATAAAAACAATTACACGATCACATATCCTTGGAGCTGAATTCCGAAGACTCGCGGAGGAAAAAAGCGTCAATTCGAGTCTTCAGTTACCAGTTAAAACCAGATGGGGCAGTTATTTAGCATGTCTTCAAAGCTTTATCAAATCAAAAATTGTTGTGCAAAATATGGTAATAAATGAATCTACAACATCACTAAgacaatacaaaaataaaattttaaacgaAGACACATGGACAGAGCTCCGTAACCTTGAAAGGTTTTTAGACCCCATTGTCCAATGGATATACATTCTAGAAGGGGATTATTTTGCAGTACATCTAGTGTACAAGGCATTTAAAGAATTAGATGCATTGCTTAACAATTACCAAACAACAAATCTTCTTGAAAATAATTTAGCAGACCTCAAAGCGAAATTTGAAGAAAGAAAGGCAAATGCTCTGAAACCCATCCATTTTGCAGCGACAATACTAGACCCAAAGAATCAAGGATCACAATTAACAGATCAAGAAAACGTTGATGGATGCGAAATCATATTTAATCTTGGGAATGAATCAACTGATATTTTAATGGAATTATCGGACTACAAGACACACAAAAGCATCTGGGCAAAGGATTTTGTGTGGAAAATGGCAGCTACTACAGAGCCAGTCACATGGTGGGAAACATTATTCTCCAATACAGTGTTAGGTAAAACAGCTGTCAAAATACTAACCATGCCTGCCACCTCTGCAGCGGTAGAGCGGTCTTTCTCTACATTTTCAAATATTCATACGAAACGAAGGAATCGGTTGAAGACAAACAGAGCGGGAAAATTAACTTATATATCTCACAACTGGAAGTTATCTCATCAATCAGAATCACAAAAACCTTTTGATCGGAGTACAATTGTCAACGAGGATATGCATGATACGGATTCGTCCAACTCTGAAGATGAATTTTCGGACGTTGAAGATATGGAAGATGGCACCTCAGATTCAATTTCATCAAACAGTATTTTTTCTACAGATTGTACAGATTGA